One Aphidius gifuensis isolate YNYX2018 linkage group LG5, ASM1490517v1, whole genome shotgun sequence genomic region harbors:
- the LOC122858454 gene encoding uncharacterized protein LOC122858454 isoform X7, translated as MFLESNWTWLTERWGNMADLAERVDDLICTFDSSDDFTMDTLSMLIFGWMLFGLIVLCLGKYIYNRFILSDKIVDSVSASVGLRTSKVTSSSSSSSKEYHGVIGGSGSVGGIHGIGESVVSAGSIASKLFTTEKPIKIAMAKSASSLSSSSGVIGSGGVSSSGVYIPPTPPVRKRITRKTSGPLLSPARSSRTLHLPAATGADCDAVRWVNELIVWLHSDYVILNELLATWVISLNEFVASSVDEQGVGVEFVRVLPETQTPILSNIFCECDTKNDITITCDCEATPALQLKAFRQKGDKVEISHYRVNVNRFRARLNILCITEKLLLDVKCDGWPEVKVSLAQVGTIKKDLDESQLQEVVIEIVTGALRGTNVHFNLSKYPTCPRLWRESSHQSGFNSMPVHYDGMTQGSIGGGGGVQQQQQQQQQHHNQQYMSGDRRLLVKVVRANDLGGEQGCSMPLCVVELDEPPQKHQTAIKKETSNPVWDEAFLFDVTHNTSEVLIEIYDNANKNQRFLGLGIVGVEELLANPSQRQIIPLQARPYEADEVTGTLTVEFLFIEGAEVPQIGNKPFKVKETIKPMSSPTRTYSPTNQLSNNSLNYNNGNSTLILYDSSVQSTGGLNLLPDYLTNGSTIDSPYRTGQINGNKGTLIVHSQQRQIERQILKHANQDSSINSGPESTPNSSNSEERGRTRRKRRDFFGTIKKRLSRSKTRSRSAGPNDDPNHEDANSRSISADRAGSGLLVPGREEQSRRSSLSEASAISGTSTRTYINEASTLVLETLENGIKKHYLVPLSLAQKSKWRKKGTKLHVFNDHTFIAKHMTGGTVCEVCKRTLARRLGKQGYECRDCLLKCHKHCHVKVDTMCSTSTIQSIELICIRTPKLERKFSTRRC; from the exons atGTTTTTGGAATCCAATTGGACTTGGTTAACAGAACGATGGGGCAATATGGCCGACTTGGCCGAACGAGTTGACGATTTAATATGCACATTTGATTCATCAGATGATTTTACAATGGATACATTATCAATGTTAATATTTGGTTGGATGTTATTTGGTCTAATAGTATTGTGTcttggtaaatatatttataatcgtTTTATATTGAgtgataaaattgttgatagtGTAAGTGCAAGTGTTGGATTAAGAACATCAAAAgtaacatcatcatcttcatcatcttcaaaaGAATATCATGGTGTTATTGGTGGTAGTGGTAGTGTTGGTGGTATTCATGGAATTGGTGAAAGTGTTGTATCTGCTGGTTCAATtgcaagtaaattatttacaactgAAAAACCAATTAAAATTGCAATGGCTAAATCAGCATcttcattgtcatcatcatcaggtGTTATTGGATCAGGTGGTGTATCATCAAGTGGTGTATATAtaccaccaacaccaccagttagaaaaagaataacaagaaaaacatCTGGACCATTATTAAGTCCAGCAAGAAGTTCAAGAACACTTCATTTACCAGCAGCAACTGGTGCTGATTGTGATGCTGTACGTTGGGTCAATGAGCTTATTGTATGGCTACATTCTGATTATGTTATACTTAATGAACTTCTTGCTACCTGGGTTATTTCGTTAAATGAATTTGTTGCCAGTTCTGTTGAtgag caagGAGTTGGAGTTGAATTTGTTCGTGTTCTTCCAGAAACTCAAACgccaattttatcaaatatattttgtgaatGTGATACGAAAAATGATATT ACAATAACTTGTGATTGTGAAGCAACACCAGCACTTCAATTGAAAGCATTTCGTCAAAAAGGTGATAAAGTTGAAATAAGTCATTATCGTGTTAATGTTAATCGTTTTCGTGCACGTCTCAACATACTTTGCATCACTGAAAAACTTTTATTGGATGTCAAATGTGATGGTTGGCCAGAG gtAAAAGTATCATTGGCACAAGTTGGAACAATAAAAAAGGATCTAGATGAAAGTCAACTTCAAGAAGTTGTCATTGAAATTGTAACTGGTGCATTGAGAGGAACAAatgtacattttaatttatcaaagtatCCAACTTGTCCAAGGCTATGGCGAGAATCATCTCATCAGTCTGGATTTAATTCAATGCCAGTACATTATGATGGCATG acaCAAGGATCAATTGGAGGAGGAGGAGgagtacaacaacaacagcaacaacaacaacaacaccataATCAACAATACATGTCTGGTGATCGTCGTTTACTCGTAAAAGTTGTTCGTGCAAATGACCTTGGTGGCGAACAAGGTTGCAGTATGCCATTGTGTGTTGTTGAATTGGATGAACCACCTCAAAAACATCAAACagctattaaaaaagaaacatcAAATCCAGTCTGGGATGAAGCATTTCTATt tgatGTTACACACAATACAAGTGAagtattaattgaaatttatgacaatgctaataaaaatcaaagatTTTTGGGTCTTGGTATTGTTGGTGTTGAAGAATTATTGGCTAATCCAAGTCAACGACAAATTATACCACTTCAAGCAAGACCATATGAAGCTGATGAAGTTACTGGCACTCTAACTGTtgaa tttttatttattgagggTGCTGAAGTACCACAAATTGGAAATAAACCATTTAAAGTTAAAGAAACAATAAAACCAATGTCATCACCAACACGTACATACAGTCCAACAAATCAACTCAGCAATAATAGTCTTAATTATAACAATGGTAACAGCACACTTATCTTGTACGACTCTTCTGTTCAATCAACGGGgg GATTGAATCTTCTTCCAGATTATCTGACAAATGGTTCGACAATTGATTCGCCTTATAGAACTGGTCAAATTAATGGAAATAAAGGAACTCTTATTGTTCACAGTCAACAGAGG cAGATTGAACGCCAAATTcttaag catgCAAATCAAGATAGCAGCATCAATTCAGGACCAGAAAGCACGCCAAACTCATCAAATTCAGAAG AACGTGGAAGAACAAGAAGAAAACGACGTGATTTTTTtggaacaattaaaaaaagactAAGTAGATCAAAAACAAGAAGTAGATCAGCTGGACCAAATGACGATCCAAATCATGAAGATGCAAATTCACGATCAATATCTGCTGATCGAGCTGGTTCTg gcTTATTGGTACCAGGACGTGAAGAACAATCAAGAAGATCAAGTCTGAGTGAAGCATCCGCAATAAGTGGTACATCAACAAGAACTTACATCAACGAGGCATCAACATTAGTTCTTGAAACATTAGAAAATGgcattaaaaa acaTTACCTGGTGCCATTGTCGCTTGCACAAAAAAgtaaatggagaaaaaaaggaacaaaattacatgtatttaatgATCATACATTTATAGCGAAACACATGACTGG TGGAACTGTTTGTGAAGTTTGCAAAAGAACTTTAGCAAGAAGACTTGGAAAACAAGGATATGAGTGTCgagattgtttattaaaatgtcaTAAACATTGTCATGTTAAAGTTGACACAATGTGTTCAACTTCAACCATTCAAAGCATTGAATT aattTGCATACGCACACCAAAACTTGAACGTAAATTTTCAACTCGTCGAtgctga
- the LOC122858454 gene encoding uncharacterized protein LOC122858454 isoform X1: MFLESNWTWLTERWGNMADLAERVDDLICTFDSSDDFTMDTLSMLIFGWMLFGLIVLCLGKYIYNRFILSDKIVDSVSASVGLRTSKVTSSSSSSSKEYHGVIGGSGSVGGIHGIGESVVSAGSIASKLFTTEKPIKIAMAKSASSLSSSSGVIGSGGVSSSGVYIPPTPPVRKRITRKTSGPLLSPARSSRTLHLPAATGADCDAVRWVNELIVWLHSDYVILNELLATWVISLNEFVASSVDEQGVGVEFVRVLPETQTPILSNIFCECDTKNDITITCDCEATPALQLKAFRQKGDKVEISHYRVNVNRFRARLNILCITEKLLLDVKCDGWPEVKVSLAQVGTIKKDLDESQLQEVVIEIVTGALRGTNVHFNLSKYPTCPRLWRESSHQSGFNSMPVHYDGMTQGSIGGGGGVQQQQQQQQQHHNQQYMSGDRRLLVKVVRANDLGGEQGCSMPLCVVELDEPPQKHQTAIKKETSNPVWDEAFLFDVTHNTSEVLIEIYDNANKNQRFLGLGIVGVEELLANPSQRQIIPLQARPYEADEVTGTLTVEFLFIEGAEVPQIGNKPFKVKETIKPMSSPTRTYSPTNQLSNNSLNYNNGNSTLILYDSSVQSTGGLNLLPDYLTNGSTIDSPYRTGQINGNKGTLIVHSQQRQIERQILKVTLSEDGSWQELSPQHANQDSSINSGPESTPNSSNSEERGRTRRKRRDFFGTIKKRLSRSKTRSRSAGPNDDPNHEDANSRSISADRAGSGLLVPGREEQSRRSSLSEASAISGTSTRTYINEASTLVLETLENGIKKHYLVPLSLAQKSKWRKKGTKLHVFNDHTFIAKHMTGGTVCEVCKRTLARRLGKQGYECRDCLLKCHKHCHVKVDTMCSTSTIQSIELICIRTPKLERKFSTRRC; the protein is encoded by the exons atGTTTTTGGAATCCAATTGGACTTGGTTAACAGAACGATGGGGCAATATGGCCGACTTGGCCGAACGAGTTGACGATTTAATATGCACATTTGATTCATCAGATGATTTTACAATGGATACATTATCAATGTTAATATTTGGTTGGATGTTATTTGGTCTAATAGTATTGTGTcttggtaaatatatttataatcgtTTTATATTGAgtgataaaattgttgatagtGTAAGTGCAAGTGTTGGATTAAGAACATCAAAAgtaacatcatcatcttcatcatcttcaaaaGAATATCATGGTGTTATTGGTGGTAGTGGTAGTGTTGGTGGTATTCATGGAATTGGTGAAAGTGTTGTATCTGCTGGTTCAATtgcaagtaaattatttacaactgAAAAACCAATTAAAATTGCAATGGCTAAATCAGCATcttcattgtcatcatcatcaggtGTTATTGGATCAGGTGGTGTATCATCAAGTGGTGTATATAtaccaccaacaccaccagttagaaaaagaataacaagaaaaacatCTGGACCATTATTAAGTCCAGCAAGAAGTTCAAGAACACTTCATTTACCAGCAGCAACTGGTGCTGATTGTGATGCTGTACGTTGGGTCAATGAGCTTATTGTATGGCTACATTCTGATTATGTTATACTTAATGAACTTCTTGCTACCTGGGTTATTTCGTTAAATGAATTTGTTGCCAGTTCTGTTGAtgag caagGAGTTGGAGTTGAATTTGTTCGTGTTCTTCCAGAAACTCAAACgccaattttatcaaatatattttgtgaatGTGATACGAAAAATGATATT ACAATAACTTGTGATTGTGAAGCAACACCAGCACTTCAATTGAAAGCATTTCGTCAAAAAGGTGATAAAGTTGAAATAAGTCATTATCGTGTTAATGTTAATCGTTTTCGTGCACGTCTCAACATACTTTGCATCACTGAAAAACTTTTATTGGATGTCAAATGTGATGGTTGGCCAGAG gtAAAAGTATCATTGGCACAAGTTGGAACAATAAAAAAGGATCTAGATGAAAGTCAACTTCAAGAAGTTGTCATTGAAATTGTAACTGGTGCATTGAGAGGAACAAatgtacattttaatttatcaaagtatCCAACTTGTCCAAGGCTATGGCGAGAATCATCTCATCAGTCTGGATTTAATTCAATGCCAGTACATTATGATGGCATG acaCAAGGATCAATTGGAGGAGGAGGAGgagtacaacaacaacagcaacaacaacaacaacaccataATCAACAATACATGTCTGGTGATCGTCGTTTACTCGTAAAAGTTGTTCGTGCAAATGACCTTGGTGGCGAACAAGGTTGCAGTATGCCATTGTGTGTTGTTGAATTGGATGAACCACCTCAAAAACATCAAACagctattaaaaaagaaacatcAAATCCAGTCTGGGATGAAGCATTTCTATt tgatGTTACACACAATACAAGTGAagtattaattgaaatttatgacaatgctaataaaaatcaaagatTTTTGGGTCTTGGTATTGTTGGTGTTGAAGAATTATTGGCTAATCCAAGTCAACGACAAATTATACCACTTCAAGCAAGACCATATGAAGCTGATGAAGTTACTGGCACTCTAACTGTtgaa tttttatttattgagggTGCTGAAGTACCACAAATTGGAAATAAACCATTTAAAGTTAAAGAAACAATAAAACCAATGTCATCACCAACACGTACATACAGTCCAACAAATCAACTCAGCAATAATAGTCTTAATTATAACAATGGTAACAGCACACTTATCTTGTACGACTCTTCTGTTCAATCAACGGGgg GATTGAATCTTCTTCCAGATTATCTGACAAATGGTTCGACAATTGATTCGCCTTATAGAACTGGTCAAATTAATGGAAATAAAGGAACTCTTATTGTTCACAGTCAACAGAGG cAGATTGAACGCCAAATTcttaag GTAACATTATCAGAAGATGGAAGCTGGCAAGAACTTTCACCccag catgCAAATCAAGATAGCAGCATCAATTCAGGACCAGAAAGCACGCCAAACTCATCAAATTCAGAAG AACGTGGAAGAACAAGAAGAAAACGACGTGATTTTTTtggaacaattaaaaaaagactAAGTAGATCAAAAACAAGAAGTAGATCAGCTGGACCAAATGACGATCCAAATCATGAAGATGCAAATTCACGATCAATATCTGCTGATCGAGCTGGTTCTg gcTTATTGGTACCAGGACGTGAAGAACAATCAAGAAGATCAAGTCTGAGTGAAGCATCCGCAATAAGTGGTACATCAACAAGAACTTACATCAACGAGGCATCAACATTAGTTCTTGAAACATTAGAAAATGgcattaaaaa acaTTACCTGGTGCCATTGTCGCTTGCACAAAAAAgtaaatggagaaaaaaaggaacaaaattacatgtatttaatgATCATACATTTATAGCGAAACACATGACTGG TGGAACTGTTTGTGAAGTTTGCAAAAGAACTTTAGCAAGAAGACTTGGAAAACAAGGATATGAGTGTCgagattgtttattaaaatgtcaTAAACATTGTCATGTTAAAGTTGACACAATGTGTTCAACTTCAACCATTCAAAGCATTGAATT aattTGCATACGCACACCAAAACTTGAACGTAAATTTTCAACTCGTCGAtgctga
- the LOC122858454 gene encoding uncharacterized protein LOC122858454 isoform X12, whose translation MFLESNWTWLTERWGNMADLAERVDDLICTFDSSDDFTMDTLSMLIFGWMLFGLIVLCLGKYIYNRFILSDKIVDSVSASVGLRTSKVTSSSSSSSKEYHGVIGGSGSVGGIHGIGESVVSAGSIASKLFTTEKPIKIAMAKSASSLSSSSGVIGSGGVSSSGVYIPPTPPVRKRITRKTSGPLLSPARSSRTLHLPAATGADCDAVRWVNELIVWLHSDYVILNELLATWVISLNEFVASSVDEQGVGVEFVRVLPETQTPILSNIFCECDTKNDITITCDCEATPALQLKAFRQKGDKVEISHYRVNVNRFRARLNILCITEKLLLDVKCDGWPEVKVSLAQVGTIKKDLDESQLQEVVIEIVTGALRGTNVHFNLSKYPTCPRLWRESSHQSGFNSMPVHYDGMTQGSIGGGGGVQQQQQQQQQHHNQQYMSGDRRLLVKVVRANDLGGEQGCSMPLCVVELDEPPQKHQTAIKKETSNPVWDEAFLFDVTHNTSEVLIEIYDNANKNQRFLGLGIVGVEELLANPSQRQIIPLQARPYEADEVTGTLTVEFLFIEGAEVPQIGNKPFKVKETIKPMSSPTRTYSPTNQLSNNSLNYNNGNSTLILYDSSVQSTGDYLTNGSTIDSPYRTGQINGNKGTLIVHSQQRHANQDSSINSGPESTPNSSNSEERGRTRRKRRDFFGTIKKRLSRSKTRSRSAGPNDDPNHEDANSRSISADRAGSGLLVPGREEQSRRSSLSEASAISGTSTRTYINEASTLVLETLENGIKKHYLVPLSLAQKSKWRKKGTKLHVFNDHTFIAKHMTGGTVCEVCKRTLARRLGKQGYECRDCLLKCHKHCHVKVDTMCSTSTIQSIELICIRTPKLERKFSTRRC comes from the exons atGTTTTTGGAATCCAATTGGACTTGGTTAACAGAACGATGGGGCAATATGGCCGACTTGGCCGAACGAGTTGACGATTTAATATGCACATTTGATTCATCAGATGATTTTACAATGGATACATTATCAATGTTAATATTTGGTTGGATGTTATTTGGTCTAATAGTATTGTGTcttggtaaatatatttataatcgtTTTATATTGAgtgataaaattgttgatagtGTAAGTGCAAGTGTTGGATTAAGAACATCAAAAgtaacatcatcatcttcatcatcttcaaaaGAATATCATGGTGTTATTGGTGGTAGTGGTAGTGTTGGTGGTATTCATGGAATTGGTGAAAGTGTTGTATCTGCTGGTTCAATtgcaagtaaattatttacaactgAAAAACCAATTAAAATTGCAATGGCTAAATCAGCATcttcattgtcatcatcatcaggtGTTATTGGATCAGGTGGTGTATCATCAAGTGGTGTATATAtaccaccaacaccaccagttagaaaaagaataacaagaaaaacatCTGGACCATTATTAAGTCCAGCAAGAAGTTCAAGAACACTTCATTTACCAGCAGCAACTGGTGCTGATTGTGATGCTGTACGTTGGGTCAATGAGCTTATTGTATGGCTACATTCTGATTATGTTATACTTAATGAACTTCTTGCTACCTGGGTTATTTCGTTAAATGAATTTGTTGCCAGTTCTGTTGAtgag caagGAGTTGGAGTTGAATTTGTTCGTGTTCTTCCAGAAACTCAAACgccaattttatcaaatatattttgtgaatGTGATACGAAAAATGATATT ACAATAACTTGTGATTGTGAAGCAACACCAGCACTTCAATTGAAAGCATTTCGTCAAAAAGGTGATAAAGTTGAAATAAGTCATTATCGTGTTAATGTTAATCGTTTTCGTGCACGTCTCAACATACTTTGCATCACTGAAAAACTTTTATTGGATGTCAAATGTGATGGTTGGCCAGAG gtAAAAGTATCATTGGCACAAGTTGGAACAATAAAAAAGGATCTAGATGAAAGTCAACTTCAAGAAGTTGTCATTGAAATTGTAACTGGTGCATTGAGAGGAACAAatgtacattttaatttatcaaagtatCCAACTTGTCCAAGGCTATGGCGAGAATCATCTCATCAGTCTGGATTTAATTCAATGCCAGTACATTATGATGGCATG acaCAAGGATCAATTGGAGGAGGAGGAGgagtacaacaacaacagcaacaacaacaacaacaccataATCAACAATACATGTCTGGTGATCGTCGTTTACTCGTAAAAGTTGTTCGTGCAAATGACCTTGGTGGCGAACAAGGTTGCAGTATGCCATTGTGTGTTGTTGAATTGGATGAACCACCTCAAAAACATCAAACagctattaaaaaagaaacatcAAATCCAGTCTGGGATGAAGCATTTCTATt tgatGTTACACACAATACAAGTGAagtattaattgaaatttatgacaatgctaataaaaatcaaagatTTTTGGGTCTTGGTATTGTTGGTGTTGAAGAATTATTGGCTAATCCAAGTCAACGACAAATTATACCACTTCAAGCAAGACCATATGAAGCTGATGAAGTTACTGGCACTCTAACTGTtgaa tttttatttattgagggTGCTGAAGTACCACAAATTGGAAATAAACCATTTAAAGTTAAAGAAACAATAAAACCAATGTCATCACCAACACGTACATACAGTCCAACAAATCAACTCAGCAATAATAGTCTTAATTATAACAATGGTAACAGCACACTTATCTTGTACGACTCTTCTGTTCAATCAACGGGgg ATTATCTGACAAATGGTTCGACAATTGATTCGCCTTATAGAACTGGTCAAATTAATGGAAATAAAGGAACTCTTATTGTTCACAGTCAACAGAGG catgCAAATCAAGATAGCAGCATCAATTCAGGACCAGAAAGCACGCCAAACTCATCAAATTCAGAAG AACGTGGAAGAACAAGAAGAAAACGACGTGATTTTTTtggaacaattaaaaaaagactAAGTAGATCAAAAACAAGAAGTAGATCAGCTGGACCAAATGACGATCCAAATCATGAAGATGCAAATTCACGATCAATATCTGCTGATCGAGCTGGTTCTg gcTTATTGGTACCAGGACGTGAAGAACAATCAAGAAGATCAAGTCTGAGTGAAGCATCCGCAATAAGTGGTACATCAACAAGAACTTACATCAACGAGGCATCAACATTAGTTCTTGAAACATTAGAAAATGgcattaaaaa acaTTACCTGGTGCCATTGTCGCTTGCACAAAAAAgtaaatggagaaaaaaaggaacaaaattacatgtatttaatgATCATACATTTATAGCGAAACACATGACTGG TGGAACTGTTTGTGAAGTTTGCAAAAGAACTTTAGCAAGAAGACTTGGAAAACAAGGATATGAGTGTCgagattgtttattaaaatgtcaTAAACATTGTCATGTTAAAGTTGACACAATGTGTTCAACTTCAACCATTCAAAGCATTGAATT aattTGCATACGCACACCAAAACTTGAACGTAAATTTTCAACTCGTCGAtgctga
- the LOC122858454 gene encoding uncharacterized protein LOC122858454 isoform X5, producing MFLESNWTWLTERWGNMADLAERVDDLICTFDSSDDFTMDTLSMLIFGWMLFGLIVLCLGKYIYNRFILSDKIVDSVSASVGLRTSKVTSSSSSSSKEYHGVIGGSGSVGGIHGIGESVVSAGSIASKLFTTEKPIKIAMAKSASSLSSSSGVIGSGGVSSSGVYIPPTPPVRKRITRKTSGPLLSPARSSRTLHLPAATGADCDAVRWVNELIVWLHSDYVILNELLATWVISLNEFVASSVDEQGVGVEFVRVLPETQTPILSNIFCECDTKNDITITCDCEATPALQLKAFRQKGDKVEISHYRVNVNRFRARLNILCITEKLLLDVKCDGWPEVKVSLAQVGTIKKDLDESQLQEVVIEIVTGALRGTNVHFNLSKYPTCPRLWRESSHQSGFNSMPVHYDGMTQGSIGGGGGVQQQQQQQQQHHNQQYMSGDRRLLVKVVRANDLGGEQGCSMPLCVVELDEPPQKHQTAIKKETSNPVWDEAFLFDVTHNTSEVLIEIYDNANKNQRFLGLGIVGVEELLANPSQRQIIPLQARPYEADEVTGTLTVEFLFIEGAEVPQIGNKPFKVKETIKPMSSPTRTYSPTNQLSNNSLNYNNGNSTLILYDSSVQSTGDYLTNGSTIDSPYRTGQINGNKGTLIVHSQQRIERQILKVTLSEDGSWQELSPQHANQDSSINSGPESTPNSSNSEERGRTRRKRRDFFGTIKKRLSRSKTRSRSAGPNDDPNHEDANSRSISADRAGSGLLVPGREEQSRRSSLSEASAISGTSTRTYINEASTLVLETLENGIKKHYLVPLSLAQKSKWRKKGTKLHVFNDHTFIAKHMTGGTVCEVCKRTLARRLGKQGYECRDCLLKCHKHCHVKVDTMCSTSTIQSIELICIRTPKLERKFSTRRC from the exons atGTTTTTGGAATCCAATTGGACTTGGTTAACAGAACGATGGGGCAATATGGCCGACTTGGCCGAACGAGTTGACGATTTAATATGCACATTTGATTCATCAGATGATTTTACAATGGATACATTATCAATGTTAATATTTGGTTGGATGTTATTTGGTCTAATAGTATTGTGTcttggtaaatatatttataatcgtTTTATATTGAgtgataaaattgttgatagtGTAAGTGCAAGTGTTGGATTAAGAACATCAAAAgtaacatcatcatcttcatcatcttcaaaaGAATATCATGGTGTTATTGGTGGTAGTGGTAGTGTTGGTGGTATTCATGGAATTGGTGAAAGTGTTGTATCTGCTGGTTCAATtgcaagtaaattatttacaactgAAAAACCAATTAAAATTGCAATGGCTAAATCAGCATcttcattgtcatcatcatcaggtGTTATTGGATCAGGTGGTGTATCATCAAGTGGTGTATATAtaccaccaacaccaccagttagaaaaagaataacaagaaaaacatCTGGACCATTATTAAGTCCAGCAAGAAGTTCAAGAACACTTCATTTACCAGCAGCAACTGGTGCTGATTGTGATGCTGTACGTTGGGTCAATGAGCTTATTGTATGGCTACATTCTGATTATGTTATACTTAATGAACTTCTTGCTACCTGGGTTATTTCGTTAAATGAATTTGTTGCCAGTTCTGTTGAtgag caagGAGTTGGAGTTGAATTTGTTCGTGTTCTTCCAGAAACTCAAACgccaattttatcaaatatattttgtgaatGTGATACGAAAAATGATATT ACAATAACTTGTGATTGTGAAGCAACACCAGCACTTCAATTGAAAGCATTTCGTCAAAAAGGTGATAAAGTTGAAATAAGTCATTATCGTGTTAATGTTAATCGTTTTCGTGCACGTCTCAACATACTTTGCATCACTGAAAAACTTTTATTGGATGTCAAATGTGATGGTTGGCCAGAG gtAAAAGTATCATTGGCACAAGTTGGAACAATAAAAAAGGATCTAGATGAAAGTCAACTTCAAGAAGTTGTCATTGAAATTGTAACTGGTGCATTGAGAGGAACAAatgtacattttaatttatcaaagtatCCAACTTGTCCAAGGCTATGGCGAGAATCATCTCATCAGTCTGGATTTAATTCAATGCCAGTACATTATGATGGCATG acaCAAGGATCAATTGGAGGAGGAGGAGgagtacaacaacaacagcaacaacaacaacaacaccataATCAACAATACATGTCTGGTGATCGTCGTTTACTCGTAAAAGTTGTTCGTGCAAATGACCTTGGTGGCGAACAAGGTTGCAGTATGCCATTGTGTGTTGTTGAATTGGATGAACCACCTCAAAAACATCAAACagctattaaaaaagaaacatcAAATCCAGTCTGGGATGAAGCATTTCTATt tgatGTTACACACAATACAAGTGAagtattaattgaaatttatgacaatgctaataaaaatcaaagatTTTTGGGTCTTGGTATTGTTGGTGTTGAAGAATTATTGGCTAATCCAAGTCAACGACAAATTATACCACTTCAAGCAAGACCATATGAAGCTGATGAAGTTACTGGCACTCTAACTGTtgaa tttttatttattgagggTGCTGAAGTACCACAAATTGGAAATAAACCATTTAAAGTTAAAGAAACAATAAAACCAATGTCATCACCAACACGTACATACAGTCCAACAAATCAACTCAGCAATAATAGTCTTAATTATAACAATGGTAACAGCACACTTATCTTGTACGACTCTTCTGTTCAATCAACGGGgg ATTATCTGACAAATGGTTCGACAATTGATTCGCCTTATAGAACTGGTCAAATTAATGGAAATAAAGGAACTCTTATTGTTCACAGTCAACAGAGG ATTGAACGCCAAATTcttaag GTAACATTATCAGAAGATGGAAGCTGGCAAGAACTTTCACCccag catgCAAATCAAGATAGCAGCATCAATTCAGGACCAGAAAGCACGCCAAACTCATCAAATTCAGAAG AACGTGGAAGAACAAGAAGAAAACGACGTGATTTTTTtggaacaattaaaaaaagactAAGTAGATCAAAAACAAGAAGTAGATCAGCTGGACCAAATGACGATCCAAATCATGAAGATGCAAATTCACGATCAATATCTGCTGATCGAGCTGGTTCTg gcTTATTGGTACCAGGACGTGAAGAACAATCAAGAAGATCAAGTCTGAGTGAAGCATCCGCAATAAGTGGTACATCAACAAGAACTTACATCAACGAGGCATCAACATTAGTTCTTGAAACATTAGAAAATGgcattaaaaa acaTTACCTGGTGCCATTGTCGCTTGCACAAAAAAgtaaatggagaaaaaaaggaacaaaattacatgtatttaatgATCATACATTTATAGCGAAACACATGACTGG TGGAACTGTTTGTGAAGTTTGCAAAAGAACTTTAGCAAGAAGACTTGGAAAACAAGGATATGAGTGTCgagattgtttattaaaatgtcaTAAACATTGTCATGTTAAAGTTGACACAATGTGTTCAACTTCAACCATTCAAAGCATTGAATT aattTGCATACGCACACCAAAACTTGAACGTAAATTTTCAACTCGTCGAtgctga